A window of Rubricoccus marinus contains these coding sequences:
- a CDS encoding sugar porter family MFS transporter, with the protein MPNRFYVVRTALIVALGGFLMGFDASVISGVVGFIETEFALTKGQLGFSVASLTLTATLAMMVSGPLSDRFGRRNVLFVAATLYAISAIASAFAPSFVTLVIARMIGGFGVGASLIIAPLYIAEIAPPESRGRMVSFNQLNIVLGITVAFFTNYLILQLADSPAEWAQSMGFVESPWRWMLGLEALPAVLYFVGLFFVPQSPRWLLMKGRKDEALPIMQMAVGNVAAMQEMDEIQKSMAADAQKEKGSLRELFMPSLRLVVTIGVVIGIVQQATGINAVFFYAPTIFEQSGIGTDASFVQAIFVGVINLVFTLIAIALIDKLGRKPLLIGGLIGITLAMGLLAYGFGQATYTLPDLQAATTETDSGVPEGMTGEQAAALAPLVGQTYGNDVAFKTALQGALGESAATEYEAPLITSAITINPTLILIGILGFVAAFAVSLGPVMWVLFSELFPNRIRGIAISFVGLINSAVSFAVQQIFPVELAALGAATTFAVFGVIAAFGLVFVLFVVPETKGKSLEELEAQLVRAPEAPQVSPAI; encoded by the coding sequence ATGCCGAATCGCTTCTACGTCGTCCGAACCGCGCTCATCGTAGCGCTCGGCGGCTTCCTCATGGGCTTCGACGCCTCCGTCATCTCGGGCGTCGTCGGGTTTATCGAGACCGAGTTCGCGCTCACGAAGGGCCAGCTCGGCTTCTCCGTCGCCTCGCTGACGCTCACGGCGACGCTCGCGATGATGGTATCGGGGCCGCTCAGCGACCGCTTTGGGCGCCGGAACGTGCTGTTCGTGGCCGCGACGCTGTACGCCATCTCGGCCATTGCGTCGGCGTTTGCGCCCTCGTTTGTGACGCTTGTGATCGCGCGCATGATCGGCGGCTTCGGCGTTGGCGCCTCGCTCATCATCGCGCCGCTCTACATCGCGGAGATCGCGCCGCCGGAGTCGCGCGGCCGGATGGTGTCGTTCAACCAGCTCAACATCGTTCTCGGCATCACCGTCGCGTTCTTTACCAACTACCTCATCCTCCAGCTCGCGGACTCCCCCGCCGAGTGGGCGCAGTCGATGGGGTTTGTGGAGAGCCCCTGGCGCTGGATGCTCGGCCTAGAGGCGCTCCCAGCGGTCCTGTACTTCGTCGGGCTGTTCTTCGTGCCGCAGAGCCCGCGCTGGCTGCTCATGAAGGGCCGCAAGGACGAGGCGCTGCCCATCATGCAGATGGCCGTCGGCAACGTGGCGGCGATGCAGGAGATGGACGAGATCCAGAAGAGCATGGCCGCGGATGCGCAGAAGGAGAAGGGCAGCCTCCGGGAGCTCTTTATGCCCTCGCTCCGGCTCGTGGTCACCATCGGCGTCGTGATCGGCATCGTGCAGCAGGCGACGGGCATCAACGCCGTGTTCTTCTACGCGCCGACCATTTTCGAGCAGTCCGGCATCGGGACCGACGCGTCGTTTGTGCAGGCCATCTTCGTGGGCGTCATCAACCTCGTGTTCACGCTGATTGCCATCGCGCTGATCGACAAGCTCGGGCGTAAGCCGCTGCTCATCGGCGGCCTGATTGGCATCACGCTCGCGATGGGACTCCTGGCGTACGGCTTCGGCCAGGCCACCTACACGCTCCCCGACCTCCAGGCAGCAACAACCGAGACGGACTCTGGCGTCCCAGAGGGCATGACCGGTGAGCAGGCCGCCGCGCTGGCGCCTCTCGTGGGGCAGACGTACGGCAACGACGTGGCCTTTAAGACGGCGCTCCAGGGCGCCCTCGGCGAGTCCGCGGCGACGGAGTACGAGGCGCCGCTGATCACCTCGGCGATCACCATCAACCCGACGCTGATCCTGATCGGCATCCTGGGCTTTGTGGCCGCCTTCGCGGTCTCGCTCGGGCCGGTGATGTGGGTGCTCTTTTCCGAGCTGTTCCCCAACCGCATCCGCGGCATCGCCATCTCGTTCGTGGGGCTGATCAACTCGGCGGTGAGCTTTGCCGTGCAGCAGATCTTCCCCGTCGAACTCGCCGCCCTCGGCGCTGCGACGACGTTCGCCGTCTTCGGCGTGATCGCCGCCTTTGGCCTGGTGTTCGTCCTGTTCGTCGTCCCCGAGACCAAGGGCAAGTCGCTCGAAGAGCTGGAGGCCCAACTGGTCCGCGCGCCCGAGGCGCCGCAGGTCTCACCGGCCATCTAG
- a CDS encoding energy transducer TonB, which produces MRRAALVLSFVMSAPVMAQNPAPEAPDASGEVFEVVEQKPELLGGLEGLMGRIVYPEMARRAGIEGKVFVQFVVNESGYVTDATAVMCPNQLLCDAAVSAVRESRFAPGRHQGVPVKVRFTIPIDFKLRDADESTPQEASPLGYLSDVLGDVWDGPRTDAVIGAPVFGQVKNGNGTLIYEAPSDPELDRVLATVRSGRLSVLDVRLIGATEQLETDRAFYAAEYSESEGGWFSMHSIGEPRRIQFLPQENRVIIEYSPLAAEPESPRDQEPPSPAPSPQASEIYETVEIPPVLIGGLEALQRRAVYPPEAIEQGVEGQVFVQFVVDERGVPVDLRIAKGIPRGGLSAEQREAARLLERNALSAVAVARFEPGTQRGQPVKVLFTIPMNFRLR; this is translated from the coding sequence ATGCGCCGCGCCGCTCTCGTTCTCAGTTTTGTGATGTCTGCGCCTGTCATGGCGCAGAACCCGGCGCCAGAGGCACCTGACGCCTCTGGCGAGGTCTTCGAGGTGGTGGAGCAAAAGCCCGAGTTGCTCGGCGGGTTGGAGGGACTCATGGGGCGCATCGTGTACCCGGAGATGGCACGCCGCGCGGGCATCGAAGGAAAGGTGTTCGTGCAGTTTGTGGTGAACGAGTCGGGGTACGTGACCGACGCGACCGCCGTAATGTGCCCGAACCAGTTGTTGTGCGACGCCGCGGTATCAGCGGTGCGGGAAAGCCGCTTCGCGCCCGGTCGCCACCAGGGTGTCCCGGTCAAGGTCCGCTTTACGATCCCCATTGACTTCAAGCTGCGCGACGCGGACGAGAGCACCCCGCAAGAGGCCTCCCCGTTGGGCTACCTCTCGGACGTGCTCGGCGACGTATGGGACGGGCCGCGTACCGATGCCGTTATCGGGGCTCCCGTCTTCGGCCAGGTCAAAAATGGCAACGGGACGCTTATCTACGAAGCGCCTTCCGACCCGGAGTTGGACCGCGTTCTCGCAACCGTCCGATCTGGCCGCCTCAGCGTGCTCGATGTCCGGCTCATCGGCGCGACGGAGCAGCTCGAAACCGACCGCGCGTTCTACGCCGCGGAGTACAGCGAATCGGAAGGCGGGTGGTTCTCCATGCACTCCATCGGCGAGCCCAGACGCATCCAATTCTTGCCGCAGGAAAACCGCGTCATCATTGAGTATTCGCCTCTGGCGGCTGAGCCGGAGAGTCCGCGAGACCAAGAGCCACCATCGCCGGCTCCAAGCCCACAGGCCTCTGAGATCTACGAGACGGTGGAGATACCGCCCGTGCTCATTGGTGGACTCGAGGCCCTGCAACGGCGCGCCGTTTATCCGCCAGAGGCCATCGAGCAAGGCGTGGAGGGGCAGGTTTTCGTGCAGTTCGTCGTAGACGAGCGCGGCGTGCCGGTGGACCTCCGCATCGCCAAAGGCATCCCGCGCGGCGGCCTCTCCGCGGAGCAGCGTGAGGCCGCCCGGCTTCTGGAGCGCAACGCGCTTAGTGCCGTCGCCGTAGCGCGCTTCGAGCCGGGCACGCAGCGCGGACAGCCGGTCAAGGTGCTGTTCACGATCCCGATGAACTTCCGCCTCCGCTAG
- a CDS encoding LolA family protein — MRTLSPPRFFALVLAAGVLFAGQASAQNADAVARRLQSKYANINTLAADFTQTAGGQTLRGQISVRDEAFRLQLPGQTLVTDGSTLWSYSESEEQVVIQDYDPSDVGFQIGQLFTDYLSVFRATGASRAKIGGVDHDVLALRPREAGSSVRDVTVYARSSDGVPTRIRVHDVNGATLAFDLKNVRLNPSLPASTFRFTAPRGTETVDLRG, encoded by the coding sequence ATGCGTACGCTCTCCCCTCCCCGCTTTTTTGCCCTCGTCCTCGCCGCCGGCGTCCTCTTTGCTGGACAGGCATCGGCTCAGAACGCCGACGCTGTCGCCCGCCGCCTCCAGTCCAAGTACGCGAACATCAACACGCTCGCGGCGGACTTCACGCAGACGGCCGGTGGCCAGACGCTCCGCGGCCAGATCTCGGTCCGCGATGAGGCCTTCCGCCTCCAGCTTCCCGGCCAAACCCTCGTCACCGACGGCTCCACGCTGTGGTCTTACAGCGAGTCCGAGGAGCAGGTTGTGATTCAGGACTACGATCCCTCGGACGTCGGCTTCCAGATCGGCCAGCTGTTCACGGACTACCTCAGCGTGTTCCGCGCCACGGGCGCCAGCCGCGCCAAGATCGGCGGCGTCGACCACGACGTGCTCGCGCTGCGTCCGCGAGAGGCCGGCTCCTCCGTTCGCGACGTGACGGTCTACGCCCGCTCGTCCGATGGCGTCCCGACGCGGATCCGCGTCCACGACGTGAACGGCGCCACGCTCGCGTTCGACCTCAAGAACGTGCGCCTCAACCCGAGCCTGCCCGCGAGCACGTTCCGCTTTACCGCCCCGCGCGGCACGGAGACCGTCGACCTGCGCGGCTAA
- a CDS encoding family 16 glycosylhydrolase, translating into MRLPLLALLLTLAAGASSQDTPEGWVLLWEENFDARDAAFDARWDIGTHTFDGNEAQFVEDNVVVEDGLLTLRLTPEAAGSRLYSGAELRTDNQTGFFTYGRFEARMKAARGSGVISSLFTFRYDPWQEIDIEFKGRDTRAMQANIFYNRPGDNAPYEVPPFPRDSPLAYDAADEFHVYAFEWEPGIIRWFVDGEQVLESQDPAQVPYLPQQIMMNIWNTNLSWAGPLDPGALPTEAQYDWVRVYRRENAGLVFDTFDDGDVSNVFTFSETEGGIGVGPYADANGVPDRALNVGIDPAGTGGYAGVVLAGAPGTVDASGASALTFKLRPGVQASNLPLTLEINLHEDTNGNGTYEGALEDEYQATYQVTGGSGFTDVSIPLSAFTDDNSVFQGTNDGFDYSRLLEVVVAIVGPTGPGYSLSFDEITFAPGSATAGEAQPLAPEAEVRVYPNPTSGAATVAFRLAQASEVTVDVVDLLGRRVATVARGARVAGAVRLDMPTGSLAPGVYLVRVQTETGVSATRFSVVR; encoded by the coding sequence ATGCGTCTGCCTCTTCTCGCCCTTCTTCTCACCCTGGCCGCTGGCGCCAGCAGCCAGGACACGCCCGAGGGCTGGGTCCTTCTCTGGGAAGAGAACTTCGACGCCCGCGATGCCGCCTTCGACGCGCGCTGGGACATCGGCACGCACACGTTCGACGGCAACGAGGCGCAGTTCGTGGAGGACAACGTGGTCGTGGAAGATGGGCTCCTCACGCTTCGGCTCACGCCAGAGGCCGCGGGCTCGCGCCTGTACTCCGGCGCCGAACTCCGTACGGACAACCAAACGGGCTTCTTCACCTACGGCCGCTTCGAGGCGCGCATGAAGGCCGCCAGAGGCTCAGGCGTCATCTCGTCGCTCTTCACCTTCCGCTACGACCCGTGGCAGGAGATCGACATCGAGTTCAAGGGCCGCGACACGCGCGCGATGCAGGCCAACATCTTCTACAACCGCCCCGGCGACAACGCGCCATACGAGGTCCCGCCGTTCCCCCGCGACTCGCCTCTGGCGTACGACGCCGCCGACGAGTTCCACGTCTATGCCTTCGAGTGGGAGCCAGGGATCATTCGCTGGTTCGTGGACGGCGAGCAGGTGCTGGAGAGCCAGGACCCGGCGCAGGTGCCGTACCTGCCGCAGCAGATCATGATGAACATCTGGAACACGAACCTGAGTTGGGCCGGCCCGCTGGACCCCGGCGCGCTGCCCACCGAGGCGCAGTACGACTGGGTGCGCGTCTACAGGCGCGAGAACGCCGGGCTCGTCTTCGACACGTTCGACGACGGCGACGTGAGCAACGTGTTCACCTTTAGCGAGACCGAGGGCGGCATCGGCGTCGGCCCGTATGCCGACGCGAACGGCGTGCCCGACCGCGCGCTCAACGTCGGCATCGACCCGGCGGGCACGGGCGGCTATGCGGGCGTGGTCCTGGCCGGCGCGCCCGGGACCGTGGACGCCTCTGGCGCGAGTGCGCTCACGTTTAAGCTGCGCCCCGGCGTGCAGGCCTCCAATCTCCCGCTCACGCTGGAGATCAACCTCCACGAGGACACCAACGGCAACGGCACGTACGAGGGCGCGTTGGAGGACGAATACCAGGCAACCTACCAGGTCACAGGCGGCTCCGGCTTTACTGACGTGTCCATCCCGCTCTCGGCCTTTACCGACGACAACAGCGTGTTCCAGGGCACGAACGACGGCTTCGACTACTCGCGCCTGCTGGAGGTCGTCGTCGCCATCGTCGGCCCGACTGGCCCCGGCTACTCGCTCTCGTTCGACGAGATCACCTTCGCGCCCGGGAGCGCCACCGCCGGCGAAGCCCAGCCCCTCGCGCCAGAGGCCGAGGTCCGCGTCTACCCCAACCCCACCTCTGGCGCGGCGACGGTCGCCTTCCGCCTCGCGCAGGCATCCGAAGTCACGGTCGACGTGGTGGACCTGCTCGGCCGGCGCGTGGCAACCGTCGCCAGAGGCGCCCGCGTTGCGGGCGCCGTCCGCCTGGACATGCCCACAGGCTCGCTCGCGCCCGGCGTGTACCTCGTGCGGGTGCAGACCGAGACGGGCGTCTCCGCCACGCGCTTCTCGGTCGTCCGGTAG
- a CDS encoding glycoside hydrolase family 3 N-terminal domain-containing protein produces the protein MRLCFLAFALVLTSCGGARVPAPEAPRPASGEPAPDTPAQIQTPSAAGNTAPGLASGDSTRVAPDASRLSLAPRGPVQTDLADSQVYLREASVHPAPEADPRVDALLGQMTLEEKVGQMTQITLEVIADKRQRPYMVDRAKLRRAVEDFHVGSVLNVVDEAYTVDEWREITGVVDSLSRASRLGVPVLYGIDAVHGANYTRGAALVPQNIGLAATFNPALVQEAAAVTARDIRAGGLPWDFAPVLDIGRHVAWSRFYETFGEDVHLASVMGVAQVRGLEGDDLASGVRAAATGKHFLGYSGPRTGRDRSSAFITERELREYYVPPFQAAIDAGVATIMINSGDINGVPVHASHDLLTGLLRDEMGFEGVAVTDWEDIKKLATLHRVAENEREATKMAVLAGVDLSMVPNDFSFHTTLVSLVRDGEVPLARIDQAVRRILTLKSRLGLLDAPAATGSTPEAVTAPASRALALQAARESITLLRNRPDASGAPLLPLSPEANVFVTGPAATSMRALNNGWTYTWQGDGRADLYMPEGRTVLDGIRAIAPEATYEPGAGFDGSLDLEAAASGARAADVAVVVLGEESYAEVPGSVTDMWLPDAQLALLDAVAATGTPVVLVLVEGRPRILGEHEAGADALVMAYNPSHEGGQAIAEVLFGRVNPSGRLPFTYPSGPNMLVAYDRTLSDDVDTSYGFTGFQPLARFGDGFGYTTFATSGLTVAPEAEIGEPLAVTVTVQNTGAVAGHEVVLLYVSDTVASVAPATERLARFAKVYLEPGESRTLTFSLDPAALSFVDARGRRLVEPGAFSVRVADQTAEFVLTGDAPLVLSTPAR, from the coding sequence ATGCGTCTCTGTTTCCTGGCCTTCGCGCTTGTCCTCACCAGTTGCGGTGGCGCCCGCGTGCCCGCGCCAGAGGCGCCCCGCCCGGCCTCTGGCGAACCGGCGCCCGACACGCCGGCGCAGATCCAGACGCCGAGCGCAGCCGGGAACACGGCGCCCGGCCTCGCCTCTGGCGACTCGACGCGCGTCGCGCCCGACGCCTCGCGCCTGTCGCTGGCGCCGCGTGGCCCGGTCCAGACCGATCTGGCCGACTCCCAGGTCTACCTCCGCGAGGCGAGCGTCCACCCGGCGCCAGAGGCCGATCCCCGCGTCGACGCGCTGCTGGGGCAGATGACGCTGGAGGAGAAGGTGGGCCAGATGACGCAGATCACCCTAGAGGTCATCGCGGACAAGCGCCAGAGGCCGTACATGGTGGACCGCGCCAAGCTGCGCCGCGCTGTGGAGGATTTCCACGTCGGCAGCGTGCTCAACGTGGTGGACGAGGCCTACACCGTAGACGAGTGGCGCGAGATCACGGGCGTCGTCGACAGCCTCTCGCGCGCCTCGCGGCTGGGCGTGCCGGTCCTCTACGGCATCGACGCCGTGCACGGCGCCAACTACACGCGCGGCGCGGCGCTCGTGCCGCAGAACATCGGGCTCGCGGCCACCTTTAACCCGGCGCTCGTGCAAGAGGCCGCGGCGGTCACGGCGCGCGACATCCGCGCGGGCGGTCTGCCGTGGGACTTCGCGCCCGTTCTCGACATCGGTCGCCACGTCGCGTGGTCGCGCTTCTACGAGACGTTCGGCGAGGACGTGCACCTCGCGAGCGTGATGGGTGTGGCCCAGGTGCGTGGGCTCGAAGGCGACGACCTCGCCTCTGGCGTCCGCGCCGCGGCCACAGGCAAGCACTTCCTGGGCTACAGCGGCCCGCGAACAGGCCGCGACCGCAGCAGCGCATTTATCACCGAGCGCGAGTTGCGCGAGTACTACGTCCCGCCGTTCCAGGCCGCCATCGACGCGGGCGTGGCGACGATCATGATCAACTCGGGCGACATCAACGGCGTCCCCGTCCACGCCAGCCATGACCTCCTCACGGGCCTCTTGCGCGACGAGATGGGCTTCGAGGGCGTAGCGGTCACGGACTGGGAGGACATCAAAAAGCTCGCGACCCTGCACCGCGTCGCGGAGAATGAGCGCGAGGCGACCAAGATGGCCGTGCTCGCGGGCGTGGACCTCAGCATGGTGCCCAACGACTTCTCGTTCCACACCACGCTCGTGAGCCTCGTGCGCGACGGCGAGGTGCCTCTGGCGCGCATCGACCAGGCCGTGCGGCGCATCCTCACGCTTAAGAGCCGCCTCGGCCTGCTGGACGCGCCCGCCGCCACCGGGTCGACGCCAGAGGCCGTGACCGCGCCCGCCTCGCGCGCGCTCGCGCTCCAAGCCGCTCGCGAGTCCATCACCCTCCTCCGTAACCGACCGGACGCCTCTGGCGCCCCGCTCCTGCCGCTCTCGCCAGAGGCCAACGTCTTCGTGACTGGCCCAGCCGCCACGTCCATGCGCGCGCTCAACAACGGCTGGACCTATACGTGGCAGGGCGACGGCCGCGCCGACCTCTACATGCCCGAAGGCCGGACCGTCCTAGACGGCATCCGCGCCATCGCGCCAGAGGCCACCTACGAGCCGGGCGCAGGATTCGACGGGAGCCTGGACCTGGAGGCTGCGGCCTCTGGTGCCCGCGCCGCCGATGTGGCGGTCGTCGTGCTAGGCGAGGAATCGTACGCCGAGGTGCCGGGCAGCGTGACCGACATGTGGCTGCCCGACGCCCAACTCGCGCTGCTGGACGCCGTCGCCGCGACGGGCACGCCGGTCGTGCTGGTTCTGGTAGAGGGCCGTCCGCGCATTCTGGGCGAGCACGAAGCGGGCGCCGACGCGCTCGTGATGGCCTACAACCCGAGCCACGAGGGCGGCCAGGCCATTGCCGAGGTGCTGTTCGGCCGCGTCAACCCGAGCGGGCGCCTGCCGTTCACCTACCCCTCCGGCCCCAACATGCTCGTCGCGTACGACCGCACGCTCTCGGACGACGTGGACACGAGCTACGGCTTTACCGGCTTCCAGCCTCTGGCGCGCTTCGGCGACGGCTTTGGCTACACGACGTTTGCGACCTCGGGCCTCACCGTCGCGCCAGAGGCCGAGATAGGCGAGCCTCTGGCGGTAACGGTCACCGTCCAAAACACCGGGGCCGTGGCCGGACACGAAGTCGTGCTGCTCTACGTCTCCGACACGGTGGCGAGCGTCGCGCCCGCGACTGAGCGACTCGCGCGTTTCGCGAAGGTCTACCTGGAGCCCGGCGAGAGCCGCACGCTCACGTTCTCGCTCGATCCCGCCGCGCTCTCGTTCGTGGACGCCAGAGGCCGCCGATTGGTGGAGCCGGGCGCGTTCTCGGTCCGCGTCGCGGATCAGACGGCCGAATTCGTGCTCACCGGCGACGCGCCGCTCGTCCTCTCCACGCCCGCGCGATAG
- a CDS encoding alkaline phosphatase family protein: protein MRRPSFLLGLLVLAGCIPFGPTSPIVRLPPQPESLEARPGGPGSLDSVRYVIHVSVDGLRPDAISRQAPEALPAFARLRREGASTYNARTDADVRKTLPNHTAQLTGRGVFGDDGHQWTVNVDPAPGVTLHSNKGSYIASVFDVAHDAGLRTGAWVSKSKFSLYDVSYDGSHGAEDESGEDNGRDKIDRYVYEPDTAILTTRMLSDLERQPFEYAFIHIRDPDASGHVNTWSVRNGSRYLRAVRRADAQIGKILDFIETDPRYVGRTALIVTADHGGDGRIHYDEDPLNYTIPFYVWGPGVPAANLYALNEGIRADPGTENVGYDADPQPIRNGEAANLALQLLGLDPVPGSTINRSKPLRLGVEQGRAVAPEDVK from the coding sequence ATGCGCCGCCCTTCCTTCCTGCTCGGCCTGCTCGTGCTCGCCGGATGCATCCCGTTCGGCCCCACCTCCCCCATCGTCCGGCTCCCTCCGCAGCCTGAGAGCCTGGAGGCGCGGCCCGGCGGGCCCGGCTCGCTGGATTCGGTCCGCTACGTGATCCACGTCAGCGTGGACGGCCTCCGCCCCGACGCGATCTCGCGCCAGGCGCCAGAGGCGCTTCCGGCGTTTGCGCGTCTGCGCCGCGAGGGCGCCAGCACGTACAACGCGAGGACCGACGCGGACGTCCGCAAAACGCTTCCCAACCACACCGCGCAACTCACCGGCCGGGGCGTCTTCGGGGACGACGGCCACCAGTGGACGGTCAACGTGGACCCCGCGCCCGGGGTCACGCTCCACTCCAACAAAGGCAGCTACATCGCAAGCGTGTTCGACGTGGCGCACGACGCGGGCCTGCGCACCGGCGCCTGGGTCAGCAAATCCAAGTTCTCGCTCTACGACGTCAGCTACGACGGCAGCCACGGCGCCGAGGACGAGAGCGGGGAGGACAACGGGCGGGACAAGATTGACCGCTACGTGTACGAGCCCGACACCGCGATTCTCACCACGCGCATGCTCTCGGACCTGGAGAGGCAGCCGTTCGAATACGCCTTTATCCACATCCGAGACCCCGACGCATCGGGCCACGTCAACACGTGGAGCGTCCGCAACGGGAGCCGCTACCTCCGCGCCGTGCGCCGCGCGGACGCGCAGATCGGCAAGATCCTGGACTTTATCGAAACCGATCCGCGGTACGTCGGCCGCACCGCGCTCATCGTGACCGCCGACCACGGCGGCGACGGGCGCATCCACTACGACGAGGACCCACTCAACTACACGATCCCGTTCTACGTCTGGGGCCCCGGCGTGCCCGCGGCCAACCTCTACGCTCTCAACGAGGGCATTCGCGCAGACCCGGGTACCGAGAACGTGGGCTACGATGCGGACCCGCAGCCCATCCGCAACGGCGAGGCCGCCAACCTCGCGCTGCAACTCCTGGGCCTAGACCCGGTCCCCGGCTCCACCATCAACCGCTCGAAGCCGCTGCGCCTGGGCGTCGAGCAAGGCCGCGCCGTGGCGCCAGAGGACGTGAAATGA
- a CDS encoding glycoside hydrolase family 2 TIM barrel-domain containing protein has protein sequence MLFRSCCALLGLFALAACNPSAPEASGETAVAATEGPAKVEVRGDSTGYGLFVDGEPFYIKGAGLEFGDVEALAAHGANSFRTWRTDNGEATGKEVLDRAHAAGLMVTMGLEIAREREGQGRGVFGFDYDDEEAVAAQLERVRAEVMELKDHPALLMWGIGNELNLGADNPAVWDAVNGISEMIHEVDPNHPTTTMLAGIGPELVEDIRERAPSLDLLSIQMYADIENLPQRIADAGWDGPLVITEWGATGHWEVPTTPWGAPIENNSSVKADLYGSRYRTAILSNREQILGSYVFLWGQKQERTDTWYGMFLASGEETESIGTMEELWTEKVPANRAPRLDAVTLDGRGALDAIQLDPGQTVPAAVSSSDPDGDGLRYRWEVREEQKDLSEGGDDESVPQLIPGSIDAPEAAEVAVTAPETPGAYRLFVYVFDGQNHAAHANIPFHVGDYEPVD, from the coding sequence ATGCTGTTCCGCTCCTGCTGCGCCCTCCTGGGCCTCTTCGCTCTCGCTGCGTGCAACCCGTCCGCGCCAGAGGCCTCTGGCGAGACCGCCGTGGCCGCCACCGAGGGACCCGCGAAGGTGGAGGTCCGCGGCGACAGCACCGGCTACGGGCTGTTCGTGGACGGCGAACCGTTCTACATCAAGGGCGCCGGGCTGGAATTCGGCGACGTGGAGGCCCTCGCGGCGCACGGCGCCAACTCGTTCCGCACGTGGCGGACGGACAACGGCGAGGCCACAGGCAAGGAGGTGCTGGACCGCGCTCACGCCGCGGGCCTGATGGTCACGATGGGCCTGGAGATCGCCCGCGAGCGCGAGGGGCAGGGGCGAGGCGTGTTCGGCTTCGATTATGACGATGAGGAAGCGGTCGCGGCGCAACTAGAGCGCGTGCGCGCCGAGGTGATGGAGCTCAAGGACCACCCGGCGCTCCTCATGTGGGGCATCGGCAACGAGCTCAACCTGGGCGCCGACAACCCGGCGGTCTGGGACGCCGTCAACGGCATCAGCGAGATGATCCACGAGGTGGACCCCAACCACCCGACCACGACGATGCTCGCGGGCATCGGCCCCGAGTTGGTGGAGGACATCCGCGAGCGCGCGCCGAGCCTGGACCTGCTCAGCATCCAGATGTACGCCGACATCGAGAACCTTCCGCAGCGCATCGCGGACGCCGGCTGGGACGGCCCGCTCGTCATCACCGAGTGGGGCGCGACGGGCCACTGGGAAGTACCTACAACACCCTGGGGCGCGCCGATCGAGAACAACTCGTCGGTCAAAGCCGACCTCTACGGCTCCCGCTACCGCACGGCCATCCTGAGCAACCGCGAGCAGATCCTGGGCTCCTACGTGTTCCTCTGGGGCCAGAAGCAGGAGCGCACGGACACGTGGTACGGCATGTTCTTGGCCTCTGGCGAAGAGACCGAATCCATCGGCACGATGGAGGAGCTGTGGACCGAGAAGGTCCCCGCCAACCGCGCTCCCCGCCTCGATGCCGTCACGCTCGACGGCCGCGGCGCGCTCGACGCCATCCAACTCGACCCCGGCCAGACCGTACCCGCGGCCGTCTCCTCGTCCGACCCCGACGGCGACGGCCTCCGCTACCGCTGGGAGGTCCGCGAGGAGCAAAAAGACCTCAGCGAAGGCGGCGATGACGAGTCCGTCCCGCAGCTCATCCCCGGCTCCATCGACGCGCCAGAGGCCGCCGAGGTAGCGGTAACTGCGCCCGAGACGCCCGGCGCCTACCGCCTCTTCGTGTACGTCTTCGACGGCCAGAACCACGCCGCGCACGCCAACATCCCCTTCCACGTCGGCGACTACGAGCCGGTGGACTAG